DNA sequence from the Burkholderia pyrrocinia genome:
CGCGCGTGCAGCGCGTCGCGGACGCGATCGCAGATGCGGTGCGCGCGGCGGACGGGCGGCTCTGACGCCGCAGCCCCTTCGGAACCGCCGTTGCGGGCCGGCCGTGATCCCCGGCCGGTTGCGCCCTGCCGATGCGCCGCTCAGGACTGCCGGACAGGCGACGCCTGACGCTCGCCGGCACTGGCCGGGCGATCGCGATGCGACGCCGAGCGCCGATGATCGATCAGGCCGACCGCGACGGCCGCCGCCAGCGCGGGCAGCCCGATCGCCATGAAGTTCTGTTCCAGCGGCAGATCGATGCCGACCAGCAGACCGATGACGATCGGCGCCAGGATCGCGCCGCTGCGGCCCACGCCCAGCGTCCAGCCGATGCCGGTCGAGCGGATCGCCATCGGATAGAACTGCCCCGCATACGCGCAATTGACGATCTGCGTGCCGATCGTCGACGCGCCCGCGAGGCCGACCAGCACGAACAGCAGCGCGGTCGGCATCTTGTAGCCGAGCAGCGTGATCGATACCGCGGCGAGCAGATACATCGACACGAGCACCGTCTTGATCGGAAAGCGATCGGCCAGCCAGCCGCCGCCGATTGCGCCGACCATCGCGCCGGCGTTCAGCACCAGCACGAACGTCAGCGCGGAGCCGAGACTGTAGCCGGCGCTCGCCATCAGCCGGGTCAGCCACGAGCTGAGCGCATACACCATGAACAGGCACATGAAGCACGCGATCCAGAACATGACGGTGCTGAATCCGCGGCCGTCGTCGAACAGCTGGCGAACCGGCGCGCTGCCGGCGTTGCCTTCGCGCGGGACGACATAACAGTCGCCCGGTTGATGCCGGTATGCGGGATCGAGCCGACGCGCGATGCGCGCGAGCTCGTCGGTCCTGTCGCGCCGGATCAGGAACGGCAGCGATTCCGGCATCCATTTCACGAGCAGCGGAACGAGCAGCACCGGCGCACCCGCGGCGACGAACACGGACTGCCATCCGTACGCCTCGATCATCCCCTTGCCCATGACAGCCGCCAGCATGCCGCCGACCGAATAGCCGCTGAACATCAATGTCACCAGCGTGCTGCGCAAGCGGCGCGGCGCGTACTCGGTCATATGGGCGATCACGTTCGGCATCACGCCGCCGATGCCGATGCCCGCCAGGAAGCGGGCGGCGCCGAACAGCGCGGGCGTCGGCGCCAGCCCGGCCGCCGCAGTAAAGACGCTGAACAGCGTCAGACACGCCGCGATCGCCCAGCGGCGCCCGATCCGCTCGGCGACGGTCCCGAACACGATGTTGCCGAACATCATGCCGAACAGCGCAGAGCTGACCATGAAGCCGGCCTGCGCCGGATTGACGCCCATCTCCTTCATGATCGCCGGGAGCGCGATGCCGGCCACCGCGAGGTCGTAGCCGTCGAACACGATGATCAGCGCGCACCAGAACAGCACGACGCCGTGCAGCGGGCCCAGCCGCGCATCGTCGGACAGCGCCTGCAGGTTGATTTGACGCATGGAGCTTCGTTCCTTTTTCCAGTGGGGATCGGGCCCGGCAGTAGCCGTCGCATCACACGCGTTCGAAGTAATACGATCGCTCAGCTCATCGATTTAGTAGCTGTACGAAATTTCATCGTGAAATGCGCCGCTTTCCGTCCGGATGCCGGCGCAGTGTAGGAAGCCACAATGATTCCCACTATCCGGAATTTGCACGTGGCTCGCGAACTCAGTCCGCTTTTTCCAGTGCCGCGTACCGCGGGCCGCGCGCTATCCGGATTTTTCCCTGGCGGAAGCGGGACTATCCGATTCTTGCGATACTTTCGACAAGTCTGACGAAGATCAATATCATCCTTTCAGGATATCTCGCTCACAAGAGAAACCGATGTGGCACGACGCGCATCCGCCGCCCGCTGGATGCGCTGCACGAAAAACGCCACACAGGAGACGCCCCATGCCCCTCACCCCGAATGCGGAAGTGCTGTCCGCGCTGTATCGGAATTGCGTGTTCCGATCCGGATTGCGCGCGGACGCGCACGAGCAGGTCTCGCTCGAACTGGCCGAGCATGCGCTGCGCTGGAAGCAGGGTGTGCCGGACGCAGCGCTGTTCAAGGGGCAACTGAATCATCTGAGCGTCTACGCGCTGCAGTACGGCGCCGAAGTCGAGGTCGCCCCGCGCCCGTTCGACGGCTTTTCGCTCGTCCACACGTCGCTTGCGGGCGGCGCCGAAATCGAGTGCGACGGGCACGTGATGGGCGTGTCCGAAGGGCGCACCGCCGTGCTGGCGCCGACGTCGCGCGTCCGCCTTCGCTGGCGGTCCGGCACCCGGCAACTGATCGTCAAGGTGCCCGATTCGCTGATGCGCGCGGTCTGCGGCCGCCGGCCCGACGACGCGGCGCCCGGCCTCGCGCCGGGATTCCTGTTGCCGACGGCGCTTGCGTCGCAATGGGATCTGATCGCGCAGTCGCTGCTCAACGTGCTCGCCGTCGCCGACGACGGCGGCATCCGGGCCGAATGGCGCGACCACTTCGAACGAAGCCTCGCGCTGTTCCTGCTCGTGCATTGCCCGCCGTCGCCCGCCGCCGCGCATGCCGGCGCGGCGCCGCCAGCGCTCGGCGCGCCGGCGCAAGCTGGATCGCGCGGCGGCATCCGGCAGATGGATGCGCTGCACGAATTCATCCACGCGCGGCTCTGCGCGCCGATCTCGCTCGAAGATCTCGCCAGGGCGGCCGGCGTCAGCCTGCGGACGCTGAACGTGCTGTGCCGGCGCTACCACGGCGCGACCCCGATGGAGCTGCTGCGCAACATCCGGCTGGACGCCGCGCGCGTGCAGTTGCTGACCGACCCGGTGGCCAGCATCACCGATACGGCGCTGACGTTCGGTTTCGGGCACCTCGGCCGCTTTTCCGCGTACTACTTCGCCCGCTTCGACGAGTTGCCGCGCGACACTCAGAAGAAGCGAGCGCCGAACTGAACGCGGCGACGCCGGGCACGCGGCCGCCGCTTTACGCGCCACGCGATCGCCCGCATAGTAGTGGTTTGCCCGCATCCCCGCCCTGTCGCCCCATCACCATGTCTGATACGCCTGCCGTCTGCATCGTCCGCGATTCGACCGAAGCCGATCTCGCCGCCATCCACGCGATCTATGCGCACCACGTCCGCCACGGCGTCGCGTCGTTCGAGGAAACGCCGCCCGACGCCGCCGAGCTGCGCGCGCGCCGCGAAGCGGTGCTGGGCCACGGGCTGCCGTATCTCGTCGCCGAATGCGACGGCCGCGTGGCCGGCTACGCGTACGCGACGCCGTACCGCACGCGCAGCGCATACCGCTTCACGATCGAGGATTCGATCTACATCGACGATGTGCAGCGCGGGCGCGGGATCGGCCGCGCACTGCTCGCGGCGCTGATCGCGCGCTGCGAGGCCGGTCCGTGGCGGCAGATGATCGCGGTGATCGCCGACGGCGGCACCGGCGGCTCGACGTCGCTGCATCGCGCGTTCGGCTTCGAGCCGGCCGGCACGCTGAAGGCCGTCGGCTTCAAGCACGGCCGCTGGATCGACACGGCGCTGCTGCAGCGCCCGCTCGGCGACGGCGCACGCACGCTCCCCGCCTCGCCCGAGCCTGCCGCGTCGCGCTAGAATGGCCGCATGTCAAAACAGACTCATTCCCCCCCCGACGAGGCTGCGGCGGATTCCCGCAACGAGTACACGGTCGACGAACTGGCGCGCGTGTCCGACACGACCGTGCGCAACGTCCGCGCGTACCAGGATCGCGGTTTGCTCGCGCCGCCCGAGAAGCGCGGGCGCGTCGGCATCTACGACGACACGCACGTCGCGCGCCTGAAGCTGATCAACCACCTGCTCGCGCGCGGCTACACGCTGTCGAACATCCAGGACCTGATCAAGGCGATCGACGAAGGCCACGACCTGCGCTCGATCCTCGGCCTCGAAAACGCGATCGGCGGCCGCTGGTCGCATGAACTGCCGAAAACCTATTCGCTCGCCGCGCTCGCGCAGATGTTCGGCCCGCAGGCGACCACGCAGCTTTCGCGCGTGACCGAGCTCGGCCTGCTCGAACGGCACGGCCTGTCGTTCGTCGCGAAGAGCCCCGCGCTGCTCGAGGCGGCTGCCGCGATGACGAAGGAAGGGATCCCGCCGCGCGAACTGCTCGACGTGATCAGCCTCGCGCGGCCGCACTTCGACGCGATCGCGCGGCTGCTCGTCGATCTCGTCGTGAAGCGGCTCGACCGCTACGACGCCGACACGCTTCCGCCGGCCACCGACGTGCCCGAACTGGTCGACGCGATCTGGCGCCTGCGCCCGCTCGCGGCCGTGTTCGTCGAAGGCGAGACGAACCGCGCGCTCGAAACCGCGGCGGGCGCGTATCTCGGCGGCCGCGTCGCGACGATCCTCGACAAGAAGCTCAGCGACGAAGCCGCGCGCCAGTCCGGTACGCCCGATACGCAAGGCGACGACGACAAAGCATAGGGCCGCCGCCGTCATATTCTTATCGGCAATGCTTCGTTTGCGGGCGCAACCGCCCATGCGACGATTCTTCCAACCGAGCGGCACCGGCCGCTCTCCCGAAGACGTTTCGCATGGAGTCCGTTCGATGATTCGTTTCACCCGCTGGATCACCCGCACCGCCGCCGTCACGCTCGTCGCGCTGTCCGCCGCGTCGGCCTTCGCGCAGGGCGGCGCCGACAAGGTCGTGCGCATCGGCTATCAAAAGGCCGGCCTGCTGTCGATCATCAAGGCACAGGGCTCGCTCGAAGCGCGGCTCAAGCCGCTCGGCTACAACGTTCAGTGGTTCGAATTCCCGGCCGGCCCGCAACTGCTCGAAGCGCTGAACGCGAACAGCATCGACTTCGGCTACACGGGCGCGCCGCCGCCCGTGTTCGCGCAGGCAGCGGGCGTGCGCTTCGTGTACGTCGGCGCGGAACCGCCGTCGCCGCACAACGAAGCCGTGTTCGTGAAGGCCGATTCGCCGATCCGCTCGCTCGCCGAGCTGCGCGGCAAGAAGGTCGCGCTGCAGAAAGGCTCGAGCGCGAACTACCTGCTGCTGGAAGCGCTGAAGAAGGCCGGCGTGCGCTACGACGAGATCCGCCCCGTGTACCTGCCGCCCGCCGACGCGCGCGCCGCGTTCGAAAGCGGCAACGTCGATGCGTGGGCCGTCTGGGATCCGTATTACGCGGCTGCGCAGAATTCGCTGAAGATCCGCACGCTGTCCGACTACACGGGCCTCACGCCCGCGAACAACTTCTACGAGGCGACGCGCGATTTCGCGGAACAGCATGCCGACGTGGTCGGCGCAATCCTGAAGCAGGCGCGCGAGACGGGCCTGTGGGTCAACGGGCATCCGGCCGAGACCGCCGCGCTGATCGCGCCGAAGGTCGGGTTGCCGCTGCCGCTCGTCGAGACGTGGATCAAGCGTGTGCCGTTCGGTGCGGTGCCGGTCGACGAGAAGATCGTCGCGGTTCAGCAGGGTGTCGCCGATGCGTTTTATGCAGCGAAGCTGATTCCGCAGAAGCTGAGCGTTGCGGACAATGCGTGGAGCGATAAACGCGTGGCGAGCGCGCTCGCGGCGAAGTAACGCACGGCGCGGCTCAGCGCGCACTTATACGAGAAAGGCCGACTGGCACCCTGCCCGTCGGCCTTTTTTGGTTCTTCCCGAATTTTCGGGGAATGTCGGGCGAACTGTTGGCGTTCGGCCAGAAGAGGACAATCGTTGACGCCGCCGCCCGGACCTTCAAACGTCGGCTATGCACGCAACAAAGGACATTGGCAAGCGTAACGGTATGCGCATGAAGAGCCACGCCTGCGTTGTGGCAAGCGAGGCTTCGTTGAAGCCTCGACGGGTGAACTTGCGACAACGTTGTCGGGCATCGATGCGATGCCGACGATTTGCCTGGGCAACTTCATCCTCAGCGCTTTTTTTGCCCTTCCGCAGGACTAAACCGCACGCTGGGCTGGACCGATTTGGAAGGCGACAAAACGGGCGGCGGCTTCTTCGGCTGCTTCGGTTTCTTTGCTTCGCGATTGCTGCGCAACTGACCTTTTGCCATCACACTACTCCAGTGGTATTAGTGCTCGACAGAAAGCTCGAGTACACAAGCAGTATGCGCTGATTTCAGCTCACCGTCGCGAAGCGTGTTCACCGATCTGCCGTAGCACAGCCCCGTTTTCGACTGACAAAACTATTCCGAGGCAAAAATGCTGGAGCCCGCTGAGTTTGCCGAGAAATTCCTCAACGTACGCCTATGAAACGTTGGATGAACGCGCGAAGAATGTTTTTTGTGCGCTCGAAGTTCTGATCGAGCGCGAACAGACCCGCGGTGACCGCAAGATCGGACTGGCCGAGTCTCAATTTCACTGATTCATGCTAACCGACACTACGACTACGTTGTGGACTCATCGTCTTCGAACAGTGTTGAATGCGGTCAGCTGGTTCCGGAGTGGTTACTAACCCAACCGACATCTGCTGCATTCACGAAGATGCACCAGCAGTTTTTCCAGTAACTCAGATGGACAGGTGTGGGCCAGAAGCTCTCAGTCGGCTTGGCCGCTTCGAAGCGGCCGTTCGTCTGTGCTTCCTCTCAAGAGCTGCCTTGGCGAATCTCCACCTCGATGAATACCACCTCGCGGTCGGTCGCGTTGACGACGTTATGTTCCACTCCCTTCAACCCGGCGTAACTTTGCCCCGCGCGAAGTTGCGACTCCCGGTTGCCTTGCGCTGTCTCGAGGAGAAGTTCGCCGTCCGTTTGCGGCACCACGACATAGTCATGCCCGTGAACATGCCAGCCGGTCTCGGCGCCAGGTGCAAATCGCCACTCGGTGACTATCACGCGTTCATTGAATACCTGCTGCGTTGGAACTGCCTGCGGACGATCCATGAGCGTTTCCTCGGCGAAGTGGGCAACGAGGTTAGTCGGGTATCCGCCGAAGACGATCTGCGGATCGCAACGTCGAGAGACTACCATCTGGAAACGGCGCAGCCCTAAGCCTTCAGATCTGTTGCCGCGAAATCCGGATCTTCTCTTGGCCGAAGGATTTTTTCAACGAGCCGAGCCGACATATGACGGCTCAGTAGTCTCTGCAAGTTCGCAAGCAGTCGATTTCGCGCCCCCACAACCCGATAGCTCAGGTTGCGATCGAGCGCCCACAACGCATCCCGCACCACGTTCGCGACCGGCATCGGCACGCCGACAGCAGCCTCCTTCGCGCCAACAACGTCGAAAAAGGCCGTTTGCGTCGCGCCAGGACATAGCGCGACGACCCGGATGCCCCGATGCCGGTTCTCAGCCCAAACAGCTTCCGAAAATGACAGGAGAAAGGCCTTCGTCGCGCCGTAGACGGCCATATACGGATCGGGCTGGAATGCCGCGGTTGACGCGACGTTGATGACTGCGCCACCGGATCGCGCTTGCATCCCCGGCAGCAGAAGATGAGTCAGCTCGAGCGCGGCGACGCAGTTCACCAGAACTTCATCGCGCTGGCGCGTCAACGGAATCGTTTCAAAGCGCCCGTATGCTGCGAAGCCCGCATTGTTGATCAGCACATCGACGAACGTGCCGGTCTCCTTCAGATGACGATCGATCGTGTCGACGGCGTCGGCCGCGCTCAGGTCGACCGTCAGAAAATCGGCGTCGCACGCATGGTCGCGCCGCAGTTCTGCGGCCAGATCGCGCAGCTTGTCGCGAGAGCGTGCGACCAGCAGGAGTCTCGCACCGCGTTCGGCCAACGCATAGGCAAACGCGCGCCCGATACCCGACGATGCACCGGTGACGAGTGCTGTTTTTCCGCGAAAATCGAAAGATTGACTCATGGCTTGCTGATGGAGTGGAACGGGAGTTGCACTCTAAACCGTTGACTATAGGCAACGGTCAAGCGTAAATGACGCTCCACGACATTGATTGGAGGCAGCATGCGCATCGGCGAGCTATGCAAGCGGGCAGGTGTATCGCGCGACACCGTCCGTTACTACGAGCGCATGGGTCTGCTGGACAAAGCAACACAACCGAACGCGACGAACACTTACAAGCGCTATTCCGAACTTTCGTTACAGCGGATACGGCTGATCGTCCACGCGAAGGCGTTGGGCTTCACGCTGGCGGAAATTGGCGACGTTGTCCATGTATGGGAAAGTCCGACGTTCGGCGTTGACCAAAAGGTCGCGTGCCTGCAAGCAAAACTCGCCGAACTCGACGCGAAGAGTCTCGCGTTGATCACGCTGCGAACAGGGCTGCTGAATGCATTGGACAAAGTTGGCGGCGATTGTGTCGAAGAAGAAATAGCGTGATGAGTCGCGGCTGTGCAAATGTCATGCTGCATCGAACAGGAACGTCGATGGCCGCGTCAGGTCGGAAAGCGCCATCCACGGAAATCCGCGAAGCGCCTTTTTTGCGTGCCCCACGGCGGGCAATCAGCACACGGCCATCGATCCGGCGAAGTCACGCGTAGCGCATGAAAAAAGCCGGCGGGCACCCTGCCCGTCGGCCTTTCGCATTGCGTGTTCGTGCGCGCCGCCCTACTTCAACGCGCCCGCCACCTTCTTCTGCCGCCACAGACACAGCAAATCGCACGCAACGTGCGCGGCCGCGATCGCCGTGATATCCGCATGATCGTAAGCAGGCGCCACCTCGACAACATCCGCCCCAACCAGATTCACCGCCCCGAGCCCACGCACGATCGCCAGCGCCTGCGCGGACGACAGCCCGCCCGCGACCGGCGTGCCCGTGCCGGGCGCGAACGCCGGATCGAGGCAGTCGATATCGAACGTCAGGTACGCGGGCCGCGCGCCGACAATGTCGACGATCCGCTCGACCGTCGCGCGCGAACCATGATCGTGCACCCACGCGGCATCGAGCCGCTCGATCCCGAGAAAATCGTCGTTCCACGTGCGGATGCCGACCTGCACCGACGTCGCGGGATCGATCAGCCCTTCCTTCACGGCCTTGTAGAACATCGTGCCGTGATTGAGGCTGTCCGGATCGTCGTCGGCCCACGTATCGCAGTGCGCGTCGAAATGGATCAGCGACAGCGGCTTGCCGTAGCGCTCCGCGTGCGCGACCAGCAGCGGATACGTGATGTAGTGGTCGCCGCCGAGCGTCAGCATCTTCGCGCCCGAGCGCAGGATCGTGCGCGCATGCTCGACGATCGCGGGCTTGATCGACAGCGGGTTGTGCGCATCGAACCAGCAGTCGCCGTAGTCGACGGCCGCGAGATCGTCGAACGGATCGAAGCCCCACGGATACGGATTGAGCTCCGCGAGCTGCACGCTCGCCGCGCGGATCGCGGCCGGCCCGAGCCGCGCGCCCGAGCGATAGGTCGTCGCGAGGTCGAGCGGCACGCCGGAAATCGCGACGTCGACGCCGTCGAGCACGCGCGAATAGTTGCGGCGCATGAACGACAGCACGCCCGCATAGGTGTTTTCGATCGAGGAGCCGTACGGCGTCGTGCGACGGATCGCACCGTCGCCGTGGAGAAGTTCGGTCATGGTCGAACCTGTTTTCGTGGGGGCCGGCTCGGCCTCGCGTTGCATGGGCGCGCGGGCCGGGCACGGCGTGGATTCATCGGGCACGCACGGCTTGCGCATCCAGTCGCGCGGCCGTGCGGGACAACGACAACGGCAATACCGCGGCGATCATAGCAAGCCGAACTGGAGCCGTTGCCCCGGTTCAGCAGGGGCAACGCGTTGAAAAAATCCGGCGGCAACGCCCGCGCATCGTCACCCGGCAGCACCGGATCGCGGCGGCGGCGGGCACACACCTGCACGTGCCATCCCGACTGCGTCCTAGAAGGATTCGCCGGTTTTCGCCCGTCCTTTCTTCCGGATAATGGCCGCAGCCGCGCCCTCGACGGCGCGCCGTCCACCGCAGACAACAACAAACCGGAGACACCCGCCTTGATCGCCACGCTTCCCGCCACCTACCGCCGGCTCTGGCCGCTCGCCATCGCCGCCGCGCTGCTGTACGGGTTGTCGCTCG
Encoded proteins:
- a CDS encoding heavy metal-responsive transcriptional regulator, coding for MRIGELCKRAGVSRDTVRYYERMGLLDKATQPNATNTYKRYSELSLQRIRLIVHAKALGFTLAEIGDVVHVWESPTFGVDQKVACLQAKLAELDAKSLALITLRTGLLNALDKVGGDCVEEEIA
- the speB gene encoding agmatinase, whose product is MTELLHGDGAIRRTTPYGSSIENTYAGVLSFMRRNYSRVLDGVDVAISGVPLDLATTYRSGARLGPAAIRAASVQLAELNPYPWGFDPFDDLAAVDYGDCWFDAHNPLSIKPAIVEHARTILRSGAKMLTLGGDHYITYPLLVAHAERYGKPLSLIHFDAHCDTWADDDPDSLNHGTMFYKAVKEGLIDPATSVQVGIRTWNDDFLGIERLDAAWVHDHGSRATVERIVDIVGARPAYLTFDIDCLDPAFAPGTGTPVAGGLSSAQALAIVRGLGAVNLVGADVVEVAPAYDHADITAIAAAHVACDLLCLWRQKKVAGALK
- a CDS encoding MerR family transcriptional regulator — its product is MSKQTHSPPDEAAADSRNEYTVDELARVSDTTVRNVRAYQDRGLLAPPEKRGRVGIYDDTHVARLKLINHLLARGYTLSNIQDLIKAIDEGHDLRSILGLENAIGGRWSHELPKTYSLAALAQMFGPQATTQLSRVTELGLLERHGLSFVAKSPALLEAAAAMTKEGIPPRELLDVISLARPHFDAIARLLVDLVVKRLDRYDADTLPPATDVPELVDAIWRLRPLAAVFVEGETNRALETAAGAYLGGRVATILDKKLSDEAARQSGTPDTQGDDDKA
- a CDS encoding GNAT family N-acetyltransferase, with amino-acid sequence MSDTPAVCIVRDSTEADLAAIHAIYAHHVRHGVASFEETPPDAAELRARREAVLGHGLPYLVAECDGRVAGYAYATPYRTRSAYRFTIEDSIYIDDVQRGRGIGRALLAALIARCEAGPWRQMIAVIADGGTGGSTSLHRAFGFEPAGTLKAVGFKHGRWIDTALLQRPLGDGARTLPASPEPAASR
- a CDS encoding AraC family transcriptional regulator, coding for MPLTPNAEVLSALYRNCVFRSGLRADAHEQVSLELAEHALRWKQGVPDAALFKGQLNHLSVYALQYGAEVEVAPRPFDGFSLVHTSLAGGAEIECDGHVMGVSEGRTAVLAPTSRVRLRWRSGTRQLIVKVPDSLMRAVCGRRPDDAAPGLAPGFLLPTALASQWDLIAQSLLNVLAVADDGGIRAEWRDHFERSLALFLLVHCPPSPAAAHAGAAPPALGAPAQAGSRGGIRQMDALHEFIHARLCAPISLEDLARAAGVSLRTLNVLCRRYHGATPMELLRNIRLDAARVQLLTDPVASITDTALTFGFGHLGRFSAYYFARFDELPRDTQKKRAPN
- a CDS encoding SDR family NAD(P)-dependent oxidoreductase — translated: MSQSFDFRGKTALVTGASSGIGRAFAYALAERGARLLLVARSRDKLRDLAAELRRDHACDADFLTVDLSAADAVDTIDRHLKETGTFVDVLINNAGFAAYGRFETIPLTRQRDEVLVNCVAALELTHLLLPGMQARSGGAVINVASTAAFQPDPYMAVYGATKAFLLSFSEAVWAENRHRGIRVVALCPGATQTAFFDVVGAKEAAVGVPMPVANVVRDALWALDRNLSYRVVGARNRLLANLQRLLSRHMSARLVEKILRPREDPDFAATDLKA
- a CDS encoding sulfonate ABC transporter substrate-binding protein, encoding MIRFTRWITRTAAVTLVALSAASAFAQGGADKVVRIGYQKAGLLSIIKAQGSLEARLKPLGYNVQWFEFPAGPQLLEALNANSIDFGYTGAPPPVFAQAAGVRFVYVGAEPPSPHNEAVFVKADSPIRSLAELRGKKVALQKGSSANYLLLEALKKAGVRYDEIRPVYLPPADARAAFESGNVDAWAVWDPYYAAAQNSLKIRTLSDYTGLTPANNFYEATRDFAEQHADVVGAILKQARETGLWVNGHPAETAALIAPKVGLPLPLVETWIKRVPFGAVPVDEKIVAVQQGVADAFYAAKLIPQKLSVADNAWSDKRVASALAAK
- a CDS encoding MFS transporter: MRQINLQALSDDARLGPLHGVVLFWCALIIVFDGYDLAVAGIALPAIMKEMGVNPAQAGFMVSSALFGMMFGNIVFGTVAERIGRRWAIAACLTLFSVFTAAAGLAPTPALFGAARFLAGIGIGGVMPNVIAHMTEYAPRRLRSTLVTLMFSGYSVGGMLAAVMGKGMIEAYGWQSVFVAAGAPVLLVPLLVKWMPESLPFLIRRDRTDELARIARRLDPAYRHQPGDCYVVPREGNAGSAPVRQLFDDGRGFSTVMFWIACFMCLFMVYALSSWLTRLMASAGYSLGSALTFVLVLNAGAMVGAIGGGWLADRFPIKTVLVSMYLLAAVSITLLGYKMPTALLFVLVGLAGASTIGTQIVNCAYAGQFYPMAIRSTGIGWTLGVGRSGAILAPIVIGLLVGIDLPLEQNFMAIGLPALAAAVAVGLIDHRRSASHRDRPASAGERQASPVRQS
- a CDS encoding cupin domain-containing protein: MDRPQAVPTQQVFNERVIVTEWRFAPGAETGWHVHGHDYVVVPQTDGELLLETAQGNRESQLRAGQSYAGLKGVEHNVVNATDREVVFIEVEIRQGSS